The Streptomyces europaeiscabiei genome window below encodes:
- a CDS encoding MarR family winged helix-turn-helix transcriptional regulator — protein MTTSAAPMPEGISEEVSGQVSEEDFLRLDRQICFSLHAASRAFNSVYRVVLKDLGITYPQYLVMLVLWEQGELPVKKLGEHLRLDSGTLSPLLKRLEAAGLVRRERSARDERSVVVRPTREGTALRERALAVPRRIVSATTFDIDEIRELRDRLDRLTAALDEAALEEPTA, from the coding sequence ATGACCACGAGTGCCGCCCCCATGCCCGAGGGGATCTCCGAGGAGGTCTCCGGGCAGGTCTCCGAGGAGGACTTCCTCCGTCTCGACCGGCAGATCTGCTTCTCCCTGCACGCCGCCTCGCGCGCCTTCAACAGCGTCTACCGCGTGGTCCTGAAGGACCTGGGGATCACCTATCCGCAGTACCTGGTGATGCTGGTGCTGTGGGAGCAGGGCGAGCTGCCCGTGAAGAAGCTGGGCGAGCATCTGCGACTCGACTCCGGAACCCTCTCGCCGCTGCTCAAGCGCCTGGAGGCGGCCGGTCTCGTACGGCGTGAGCGCAGCGCCCGCGACGAGCGGTCGGTGGTGGTGCGGCCGACCCGGGAGGGCACCGCCCTGCGGGAGCGCGCGCTGGCCGTGCCGCGCCGGATCGTCTCCGCGACGACCTTCGACATCGACGAGATCCGCGAGCTGCGTGACCGCCTGGACCGCCTGACGGCCGCGCTGGACGAGGCGGCCCTGGAGGAGCCGACGGCCTAG
- a CDS encoding glycosyltransferase family 2 protein, with product MALQQAQVSVVVIGYDDAAHVADAVRSALAQGPAVREVIAVDDCSTDGSGELLERLAEDEPRLRVLRRRSNSGGCGTPRNDGLDAVTAPYVMFLDSDDTLPPGAVDALLGAALEYDAPVASGLCVRRELPSGRETPWQPELYARRTLVQQPSQRVRLVHDTLCVNKLYRTSFLRDRAIRFPEGRFPYEDFVFGARVLAAAPRVALVPEPVYVWNVRRSAARLSISLDRSGIANWRARTQADRLSYDILLGAGEKQLARATRTRFLDHSLRMYARELDLRGTEYRREWWALTRAHLASFDEGDFVSAPAPGRVVARVILAAEEPRDLARLKEIAARPARLAPPYARAGDGSPVWSADLPQVELDHLLVRPVHLLPAAVDAELRPRARGTVLRLRLHELYGRMAEAGPQSVEVEFSEREDGRVGFTGSASLVAEPDFDSWTAEVPLDLAALGSGTWDLRLRLRFADGGHRETTAHALAGAGLLRRSALPSTRHGVLLVQPYATHAGALAIRLAPGWRGLTEVVRRRLKRLLH from the coding sequence ATGGCTCTTCAGCAGGCGCAGGTCTCCGTCGTCGTCATCGGGTACGACGACGCCGCCCACGTGGCGGACGCCGTGCGCTCGGCGCTCGCCCAGGGGCCGGCGGTCCGTGAGGTGATCGCGGTCGACGACTGTTCGACGGACGGCAGCGGGGAGCTGCTGGAGCGGCTGGCCGAGGACGAGCCCCGCCTGCGGGTGCTGCGGCGCCGGTCCAACAGCGGCGGCTGTGGCACCCCGCGCAACGACGGGCTGGACGCCGTGACCGCGCCGTACGTGATGTTCCTGGACAGCGACGACACGCTGCCGCCCGGTGCGGTGGACGCGCTGCTGGGCGCCGCCCTGGAGTACGACGCGCCGGTCGCGTCGGGGCTGTGCGTGCGCAGGGAGCTGCCGTCCGGCCGGGAGACCCCCTGGCAGCCCGAGCTGTACGCCCGGCGCACGCTGGTGCAGCAACCGTCCCAGCGCGTGCGCCTCGTGCACGACACCCTCTGCGTCAACAAGCTCTACCGCACCTCCTTTCTGCGCGATCGCGCGATCCGCTTCCCCGAGGGCCGCTTCCCGTACGAGGACTTCGTGTTCGGCGCGCGCGTGCTGGCCGCCGCACCGCGTGTCGCACTCGTCCCCGAGCCGGTGTACGTCTGGAACGTGCGCCGCTCGGCGGCCCGGCTGTCCATCTCCCTCGACCGCTCCGGCATCGCCAACTGGCGGGCCCGGACACAGGCCGACCGCCTGTCGTACGACATCCTGCTGGGCGCAGGCGAGAAGCAGCTCGCGCGGGCCACACGGACGCGCTTCCTCGACCACTCGCTGCGGATGTACGCGCGCGAGCTGGACCTGCGCGGCACGGAGTACCGGCGTGAGTGGTGGGCCCTGACGCGCGCGCACCTGGCCTCCTTCGACGAGGGCGACTTCGTGTCGGCGCCCGCGCCGGGCCGGGTCGTCGCCCGCGTGATCCTCGCCGCCGAGGAACCACGCGACCTGGCCCGCCTGAAGGAGATCGCGGCCCGCCCTGCGCGGCTGGCCCCGCCCTACGCGCGCGCGGGCGACGGCTCCCCCGTCTGGTCCGCCGACCTGCCCCAGGTGGAGCTGGACCACCTCCTCGTCCGCCCCGTGCACCTGCTGCCCGCCGCCGTCGACGCGGAACTGCGGCCACGCGCGCGGGGGACGGTGCTCCGACTGCGGCTGCACGAGCTGTACGGGCGGATGGCGGAGGCGGGGCCGCAAAGCGTGGAGGTGGAGTTCAGCGAGCGGGAGGACGGGCGGGTGGGGTTCACCGGCTCGGCCTCCCTCGTGGCCGAGCCGGACTTCGACAGCTGGACGGCCGAAGTCCCGCTGGACCTGGCCGCGCTGGGCAGCGGGACCTGGGACCTCCGGCTGCGGCTGCGCTTCGCGGACGGCGGCCACCGGGAGACCACCGCGCACGCCCTCGCGGGCGCCGGGCTGCTGCGCCGGAGCGCACTGCCGAGCACACGCCACGGAGTGCTCCTCGTACAGCCGTACGCCACCCACGCGGGGGCGCTCGCGATACGGCTCGCGCCCGGTTGGCGAGGCTTGACCGAAGTCGTACGCCGTCGCCTCAAACGCCTGCTTCACTGA
- the galE gene encoding UDP-glucose 4-epimerase GalE, with the protein MTWLITGGAGYIGAHVVRAMIDAGEETVVYDDLSTGVAERVPEGVPLEIGSTLDGERLARVIRDRGVTGVVHLAAKKQVGESVERPLHYYRENVEGLRTLLSAVTDAGVTSFVFSSSAAVYGMPDVDLVTEETPCLPMSPYGETKLVGEWLVRATGRATGLSTASLRYFNVAGAATPELADTGVFNLVPMAFEKLSEGAPPRIFGADYPTPDGTCVRDYIHVVDLAEAHVATARRLRETPGTDLTLNIGRGDGVSVREMIDRINTLTGHDLPPVVVDRRPGDPARVVASADRIAAELGWKARYGVQDMISSAWAGWALNHPAR; encoded by the coding sequence ATGACCTGGCTGATCACCGGTGGCGCCGGATACATCGGGGCGCACGTGGTGCGCGCGATGATCGACGCGGGCGAGGAGACCGTCGTCTACGACGACCTGTCCACAGGGGTCGCCGAACGGGTCCCCGAGGGCGTGCCGTTGGAGATCGGCTCCACCCTCGACGGTGAGCGGCTGGCCCGGGTGATCCGGGACCGTGGCGTCACCGGCGTCGTCCACCTCGCGGCGAAGAAGCAGGTCGGCGAGTCCGTCGAACGGCCGCTGCACTACTACCGGGAGAACGTCGAGGGCCTGCGCACCCTGCTGTCGGCCGTCACGGACGCCGGGGTCACGTCCTTCGTCTTCTCGTCCTCCGCCGCCGTGTACGGCATGCCCGACGTGGACCTCGTCACCGAGGAGACGCCATGCCTGCCGATGAGCCCGTACGGCGAGACCAAGCTGGTCGGAGAGTGGCTGGTACGGGCCACGGGCCGGGCGACCGGCCTGTCGACGGCCTCCCTCCGCTACTTCAACGTGGCGGGGGCAGCGACCCCCGAACTCGCCGACACCGGCGTCTTCAACCTCGTCCCCATGGCCTTCGAGAAGCTCTCCGAGGGCGCCCCGCCACGGATCTTCGGCGCCGACTACCCGACCCCCGACGGGACCTGCGTCCGGGACTACATCCACGTCGTCGACCTCGCGGAGGCCCACGTGGCGACCGCGCGGCGGCTGCGCGAGACGCCGGGCACGGACCTCACCCTCAACATCGGGCGCGGGGACGGCGTCTCCGTGCGCGAGATGATCGACCGCATCAACACGCTCACCGGCCACGACCTGCCACCCGTGGTCGTCGACCGGCGGCCCGGCGACCCCGCGCGCGTCGTCGCCTCGGCGGACCGGATCGCGGCCGAGCTGGGCTGGAAGGCGCGGTACGGCGTCCAGGACATGATCTCGTCGGCGTGGGCGGGCTGGGCGCTGAACCACCCGGCCAGGTAA
- a CDS encoding DUF6507 family protein, with amino-acid sequence MPAWDIDPINVQTTLNSTGEAAGGLEKAANSLVSNMASAAESAGTAVPGGQFNGPMIGPVATGTPRVPVGPVAAALSKYLQERQQKLAYMAQRTIDSVQGAAKATNAYVTGDLDMAAVQQANALKATVVPPPPGVDGNGGQGPK; translated from the coding sequence ATGCCGGCATGGGACATCGATCCGATCAACGTGCAGACCACGCTGAACTCGACCGGTGAGGCGGCGGGCGGTCTGGAGAAGGCCGCCAACTCGCTGGTGTCGAACATGGCGAGCGCGGCGGAGTCGGCCGGTACGGCCGTGCCGGGCGGGCAGTTCAACGGGCCCATGATCGGGCCGGTGGCCACGGGCACCCCGCGCGTGCCGGTCGGCCCGGTCGCGGCGGCGCTGAGCAAGTACCTGCAGGAGCGGCAGCAGAAGCTGGCGTACATGGCGCAGCGGACCATCGACTCCGTACAGGGCGCGGCCAAGGCCACCAACGCCTATGTCACGGGCGACCTGGACATGGCCGCCGTGCAGCAGGCCAACGCCCTCAAGGCGACGGTGGTCCCTCCCCCGCCGGGTGTCGACGGCAACGGGGGGCAGGGGCCGAAGTGA
- a CDS encoding DUF6174 domain-containing protein — protein MTVVRFRARSVFLAAALIAGTVGASAACDGETSPESTGKASAKGTTAQNKITWHEPASYVYTLTSTSQVLAGTFRVTVRDGKVAEAVGLDDDSRWMVEQGPDRIPKIGELLDRLEKAWDEQADTAEVEYAPDGRPSRITLDQDENAIDDEAEYVISGYEPGDDRGPSYRGSL, from the coding sequence GTGACTGTCGTACGCTTCCGTGCTCGTTCCGTGTTCTTAGCCGCCGCGCTGATCGCGGGGACGGTGGGGGCGAGTGCCGCCTGTGACGGCGAGACGTCTCCCGAATCGACCGGGAAGGCCTCGGCGAAGGGCACCACGGCACAGAACAAGATCACGTGGCACGAGCCCGCCTCGTACGTCTACACACTCACGTCGACGTCGCAGGTCCTGGCGGGGACCTTCCGCGTGACGGTCCGGGACGGAAAGGTGGCCGAGGCCGTCGGCCTCGACGACGACAGTCGGTGGATGGTGGAGCAGGGACCTGATCGGATCCCCAAGATCGGCGAACTGCTGGACCGGCTGGAGAAGGCCTGGGACGAGCAGGCGGACACGGCGGAGGTGGAGTACGCCCCCGACGGGCGTCCCTCGCGGATCACCCTGGACCAGGACGAGAACGCGATCGACGACGAGGCCGAGTACGTCATCAGCGGCTACGAACCGGGCGATGACCGAGGGCCGTCATACCGAGGATCGTTATGA
- a CDS encoding TetR/AcrR family transcriptional regulator — translation MTTNADPSEAQPPPRPRRRAPAGAAVLREDVTEAIRAAVFGELAAVGYARMSIEGIARRAGVGKTAVYRRWRSKLHLVLDLVSAVAVQGLPMPDTGSLEGDLRLLYEVTSRALRHPVAGQIIPDLQAEAARNPEIAEAMQKALREGQQSVATGILAAAVARGEVRQGVDEDLALDVISGPLYWRSVVVRAPKLPKGYLESLTRATAAALRAL, via the coding sequence ATGACGACGAACGCCGACCCCTCCGAAGCGCAGCCGCCGCCACGGCCGCGCCGCCGGGCCCCCGCCGGGGCGGCCGTGCTCCGGGAGGACGTGACCGAGGCGATCCGGGCGGCGGTCTTCGGGGAACTGGCGGCCGTCGGCTACGCCAGGATGTCCATCGAGGGGATCGCGCGCCGCGCGGGCGTCGGCAAGACGGCGGTGTACCGGCGCTGGCGCTCCAAACTGCACCTGGTGCTGGACCTCGTCTCGGCGGTGGCCGTCCAGGGCCTGCCGATGCCGGACACGGGCTCGTTGGAGGGCGACCTCCGTCTCCTCTACGAGGTCACGTCCCGCGCCCTGCGCCACCCGGTCGCCGGCCAGATCATCCCCGACCTCCAGGCCGAGGCCGCCCGTAACCCGGAGATCGCCGAGGCCATGCAGAAGGCGCTGCGGGAGGGCCAGCAGAGCGTGGCCACCGGGATCCTCGCGGCCGCGGTCGCGAGGGGCGAGGTCCGGCAGGGCGTGGACGAGGACCTGGCCCTGGACGTGATCTCCGGGCCGCTGTACTGGCGGTCGGTGGTCGTGCGGGCGCCGAAGCTGCCGAAGGGGTATCTGGAGAGTCTGACTCGGGCTACGGCAGCGGCGTTGCGGGCGTTGTAG
- a CDS encoding ABC transporter permease encodes MSQVLHTPPPPTAADPQAAPAVPAAPGAPAETPAQLAERYGLSVSGARPSLGAYVRQLWARRHFITAFATAKLTAQYSQAKLGQVWQIANPLLNAAVYYLIFGLLMGTKKGVPDYVPFLVTGVFVWTFTQSSIMAGTRAISGSLGLVRALHFPRASLPLSYCLQQLQQLLFSMAALVVILLAFGVPVALSWLLIVPALTLQFVFNAGVAMVMARIGAKTPDISQLMPFVLRTWMYTSGVMFSIDHMLDDRNIPAFVHLLLECNPAAVYIDLMRFALIDSFHGSQLPPHVWAIAAGWALLAGVGGFIYFWKAEETYGRG; translated from the coding sequence GTGAGCCAGGTCCTCCACACACCGCCACCCCCCACGGCGGCCGACCCCCAGGCCGCCCCGGCCGTCCCCGCCGCCCCGGGCGCCCCCGCCGAGACCCCGGCCCAGCTCGCCGAGCGGTACGGCCTCAGCGTCAGCGGGGCCCGCCCCTCCCTCGGCGCGTACGTACGGCAGCTGTGGGCCAGGCGGCACTTCATCACCGCCTTCGCCACGGCGAAGCTGACCGCGCAGTACAGCCAGGCGAAGCTGGGCCAGGTCTGGCAGATCGCGAACCCGCTGCTCAACGCGGCGGTCTACTACCTGATCTTCGGTCTGCTCATGGGCACCAAGAAGGGCGTGCCGGACTACGTCCCGTTCCTCGTGACCGGCGTGTTCGTGTGGACCTTCACCCAGAGCTCGATCATGGCGGGCACCCGGGCCATATCCGGCAGCCTCGGCCTGGTCCGGGCCCTGCACTTCCCCCGGGCCTCGCTGCCCCTGTCGTACTGCCTGCAGCAGCTCCAGCAGCTGCTGTTCTCCATGGCCGCGCTGGTCGTGATCCTGCTGGCGTTCGGGGTGCCGGTCGCCCTGTCATGGCTGCTGATCGTCCCCGCGCTGACGCTTCAGTTCGTGTTCAACGCCGGGGTCGCGATGGTGATGGCGCGGATCGGCGCGAAGACCCCCGACATCTCGCAGCTGATGCCGTTCGTGCTGCGTACCTGGATGTACACGTCGGGCGTGATGTTCAGCATCGACCACATGCTCGACGACCGGAACATCCCGGCCTTCGTCCATCTGCTGCTGGAGTGCAACCCGGCCGCCGTCTACATCGACCTCATGCGGTTCGCGCTGATCGACAGCTTCCACGGGAGCCAACTGCCGCCGCACGTCTGGGCGATCGCCGCGGGCTGGGCGCTCCTCGCGGGCGTCGGCGGGTTCATCTACTTCTGGAAGGCTGAGGAGACGTACGGCCGTGGCTGA
- a CDS encoding ABC transporter ATP-binding protein: protein MTPTSTVPGARQEAAPDVPAELVPTVVVDGVDIVYRVNGTGAGRGTATAALNRILRRKKSEKAAGVRTVHAVRNVSFTAYRGEAIGLIGTNGSGKSTLLKAVAGLLPVENGRIYTDGQPSLLGVNAALMNDLTGERNVHLGGLAMGMSREQVKERYEEIVDFSGINEKGDFITLPMRTYSSGMAARLRFSIAAAKDHDVLLIDEALATGDRSFQKRSEARIRELRKHAGTVFLVSHNNKSIRDTCDRVLWLERGELRLDGPTNEVLKEYEKFTGGKN, encoded by the coding sequence ATCACCCCCACCTCCACCGTTCCGGGCGCGCGCCAGGAGGCGGCCCCGGACGTTCCCGCCGAACTCGTCCCCACCGTCGTCGTCGACGGCGTCGACATCGTCTACCGCGTCAACGGCACCGGTGCCGGGCGCGGCACCGCCACCGCCGCGCTCAACCGCATCCTGCGGCGGAAGAAGTCCGAGAAGGCGGCCGGTGTGCGCACGGTGCACGCCGTACGGAACGTGTCCTTCACCGCGTACCGGGGCGAGGCCATCGGGCTCATCGGCACCAACGGCTCCGGCAAGTCGACCCTCCTCAAGGCCGTCGCCGGGCTGCTCCCCGTCGAGAACGGCCGTATCTACACCGACGGCCAGCCGTCCCTGCTCGGCGTCAACGCGGCCCTGATGAACGACCTCACGGGTGAGCGGAACGTCCACCTCGGCGGGCTCGCCATGGGGATGTCCCGGGAACAGGTGAAGGAGCGGTACGAGGAGATCGTCGACTTCTCGGGCATCAACGAGAAGGGCGACTTCATCACGCTCCCCATGCGCACGTACTCCTCCGGAATGGCGGCGCGGCTGCGGTTCTCCATCGCCGCCGCCAAGGACCACGACGTGCTGCTGATCGACGAGGCCCTGGCCACAGGTGACCGCTCCTTCCAGAAGCGGTCCGAGGCGCGGATCCGTGAGCTGCGGAAGCACGCCGGCACGGTCTTCCTCGTCAGCCACAACAACAAGTCGATCCGGGACACGTGCGACCGGGTGCTGTGGCTTGAGCGGGGGGAACTCCGTCTGGACGGACCTACGAACGAGGTGTTGAAGGAGTACGAGAAGTTCACCGGCGGGAAGAATTGA
- a CDS encoding RNA-guided endonuclease InsQ/TnpB family protein: MQLRYAFRLYPDTGQQRALAKAFGCARVVFNDAVYARESARRAGKPFPKIGELSTRLITQAKQTVERSWLGEVSAVVLQQSLRDAETAYSNFFASLKGTRKGPRTGPPRFKARKDTRQSIRFTANARWKITGSGRLNLPKIGAVKVKWSRTLPTTPTSVTVVKDSAGRYFASFVIDTDPAADAARMPDTDETIGIDLGLTHFAVLSDGTKIDSPRFLRRAEKKLKKAQRELSRKQKGSKNREKARLKVARAHAEVTDARHEFHHQLSTRLISENQGIAVEDLSVTGLARTRLAKSVHDAGWASFVNMLEYKAQRYGRTLIKIGRFEPTSQTCSTCGVKDGPKPLNVRKWACAACGTVHDRDHNAALNVKTAAGLAVTACGAPVRPELVLAQREETGSHGIPTGNRAA; the protein is encoded by the coding sequence ATGCAGCTCCGGTACGCCTTCAGGCTGTACCCGGACACCGGCCAGCAGAGGGCGTTGGCGAAGGCGTTCGGGTGCGCCCGCGTCGTGTTCAACGACGCCGTGTACGCCCGCGAGAGCGCCCGCAGGGCCGGGAAGCCGTTTCCGAAGATCGGCGAGCTGTCCACACGGCTGATCACCCAGGCGAAGCAGACCGTGGAGCGGTCCTGGCTCGGCGAGGTCTCCGCGGTCGTCCTGCAGCAGTCCCTGCGCGACGCCGAGACCGCCTACAGCAACTTCTTCGCCTCCCTCAAGGGGACCCGTAAGGGGCCCAGGACCGGCCCGCCGCGGTTCAAGGCCCGCAAGGACACCCGCCAGTCGATCCGGTTCACCGCGAACGCCCGCTGGAAAATCACCGGCAGCGGACGGCTGAACCTGCCGAAGATCGGGGCGGTGAAGGTGAAGTGGTCCCGCACTCTGCCCACCACCCCCACCTCGGTCACCGTGGTCAAGGACTCCGCCGGGCGGTACTTCGCCTCGTTCGTCATCGACACCGACCCCGCCGCCGACGCAGCCCGGATGCCCGACACCGACGAGACCATCGGCATCGACCTGGGCCTGACGCACTTCGCCGTGCTCTCCGACGGCACGAAGATCGACTCCCCGCGGTTCCTGCGCCGCGCGGAGAAGAAACTGAAGAAGGCCCAGCGGGAACTGTCCCGCAAGCAGAAAGGTTCGAAGAACCGCGAAAAAGCCCGGCTGAAGGTCGCCCGCGCCCACGCCGAGGTCACCGACGCACGCCACGAGTTCCACCACCAGCTCTCCACCCGGCTGATCTCCGAGAACCAAGGGATCGCCGTGGAGGACCTGTCGGTGACAGGACTGGCACGCACCCGGCTGGCCAAGTCCGTGCACGACGCCGGCTGGGCCTCATTCGTGAACATGCTGGAGTACAAAGCGCAACGGTACGGACGGACCCTGATCAAGATCGGCCGGTTCGAGCCGACGAGTCAGACCTGCTCCACCTGCGGCGTCAAGGACGGACCCAAACCCCTCAACGTCCGAAAATGGGCCTGTGCCGCCTGCGGCACCGTCCACGACCGGGACCACAATGCCGCACTCAACGTGAAGACGGCCGCCGGACTGGCGGTAACAGCCTGCGGAGCGCCGGTAAGACCAGAACTCGTTCTGGCACAGCGCGAAGAAACAGGAAGCCACGGAATCCCGACCGGAAACCGTGCCGCGTAG
- the tnpA gene encoding IS200/IS605 family transposase, giving the protein MGEMQRIRTGRHCAFVMHVHLVFVTKFRHKVFADVHLTRMEEIMRSVCTDFECELVEFNGEDSHVHLLVNFPPKVAVTKLVNSLKGVSSRRLRQEFPDLVRHYWRANKLWSGSYFAGTVGGAPLSVVRQYIEQQNRPV; this is encoded by the coding sequence ATGGGTGAGATGCAGAGGATCAGAACTGGTAGGCACTGTGCTTTCGTGATGCACGTTCACTTGGTCTTCGTAACCAAGTTTCGACACAAGGTGTTCGCCGATGTTCATCTGACGCGCATGGAGGAGATCATGCGGTCGGTGTGTACGGACTTCGAGTGCGAACTGGTGGAGTTCAACGGCGAGGACAGCCACGTCCACCTGCTGGTGAACTTCCCGCCCAAGGTCGCCGTGACCAAACTGGTCAACTCCCTCAAGGGTGTCTCCTCGCGCCGCCTGCGCCAGGAGTTCCCCGACCTCGTACGCCACTACTGGCGGGCCAACAAGCTGTGGTCGGGCTCCTACTTCGCCGGCACCGTCGGCGGCGCCCCGCTCTCCGTGGTCAGGCAGTACATCGAGCAGCAGAACCGGCCGGTGTGA
- a CDS encoding glycosyltransferase — protein sequence MTGRDEAGARGPRDVFLVSNSVDEMGGVTSWSHHLARLLTERGHRVHVIGITTPEDPHDLGELPYSTTRLYDGQPPGPGRARDASMRDRAAVLSGLFRAARPGGVVVVTQVWAMEWVKLADTAGLTVIGMSHESFETARRSSRFHRVLKHYRDVDRMLVLTREDADLWIGEGLNNASYLPNAVPWVPEVPSPRTGKAVVSIGRLSDEKGVDMLLDTWAEVAPRHPDWTLLVHGSGEDEELLRKQCTALGLDDSVSWMGRTNDVPGALRGGSVFALTSRGEGFPLALMEAMAMGVPCVAFDCAPGVHEIVRDGEDGLLVAPGNTGELARKLDLLMTDKSLRDRMGDRARENIRRYGTEEIVDRWEALFAFLER from the coding sequence GTGACCGGGCGGGACGAGGCAGGAGCGAGGGGGCCGCGGGACGTCTTCCTGGTGTCCAACAGCGTGGACGAGATGGGCGGCGTGACCAGCTGGTCCCATCACCTGGCCCGTCTCCTCACCGAGCGCGGCCACCGCGTCCACGTCATCGGGATCACCACCCCCGAGGACCCCCACGACCTCGGCGAACTCCCGTACTCCACCACCAGGTTGTACGACGGTCAGCCGCCGGGACCCGGTCGGGCGCGGGACGCGAGCATGCGGGACAGGGCCGCCGTGCTGAGCGGTCTCTTCCGGGCGGCGCGCCCCGGCGGGGTCGTCGTCGTGACCCAGGTGTGGGCGATGGAGTGGGTGAAGCTCGCCGACACCGCCGGTCTGACCGTCATCGGGATGAGCCACGAGTCCTTCGAGACGGCACGGCGCTCCTCGCGCTTCCATCGGGTGCTGAAGCACTACCGGGACGTCGACCGCATGCTCGTCCTCACCCGTGAGGACGCCGACCTGTGGATCGGCGAGGGCCTCAACAACGCCTCGTACCTGCCCAACGCCGTGCCCTGGGTGCCGGAAGTGCCCTCGCCGCGCACCGGGAAGGCCGTCGTCAGCATCGGCCGGCTCAGCGACGAGAAGGGCGTCGACATGCTCCTCGACACCTGGGCCGAGGTGGCCCCCCGCCACCCCGACTGGACCCTGCTCGTCCACGGCTCCGGCGAGGACGAGGAACTGCTCAGGAAGCAGTGCACGGCACTGGGCCTCGACGACTCGGTGTCCTGGATGGGCCGTACGAACGACGTGCCGGGCGCCCTGCGCGGCGGCTCGGTGTTCGCCCTCACGTCCCGGGGCGAAGGCTTCCCCCTCGCCCTGATGGAGGCCATGGCGATGGGCGTGCCCTGCGTCGCCTTCGACTGCGCCCCCGGTGTCCACGAGATAGTCCGCGACGGCGAGGACGGCCTCCTCGTCGCCCCCGGCAACACCGGCGAACTGGCCCGCAAGCTGGACCTGTTGATGACCGACAAGAGTCTGCGGGACCGGATGGGCGACAGGGCGAGGGAGAACATCCGGCGGTACGGGACGGAGGAGATCGTGGACAGGTGGGAGGCTCTGTTCGCCTTCCTGGAGAGGTAG